A window of Canis lupus baileyi chromosome 3, mCanLup2.hap1, whole genome shotgun sequence genomic DNA:
ctacctctgcctgtgtctctgcctctctctgtgtgtgtctctcatgaataaataaataaaatcttaaaaaagaaaaaaaaagaaagtaaaagtttGCTCAATCTACTGGATGCTTCAGCTTATAGGTTATTTGACTTTCATATTCTGCATTTGATAATCCACCTGACTActcacttctttcttcccttggtTTCTGTGATGACATGCCAAATAGGTTTTCCTCCCATCTCTCCGAGACACTATGTCTCTTTTATGAGCTTATCTTTCTCTGCCAATCCCTAAAGTTTGCCTTTCCAATGATTCTGTTGTTGACCATCCCCTCAACTTCTTTTGGCTAACCCTTGGTGGTGTTAATCACTCCCGGAACTGCAGCTCTCACTTATGTGCTTCCATATTCTAAATCTCTATTTCCATACTAGATGTGTCATCAGAGctctgaatatatatacataaccaACTACTTATTGAGTATCTCCATTTGAATTCTTCAAGAGCCACAAACTCAATGTACCTACAACTGTATTCGTAATCTTCTGTCTCAAACTTTTTCTCTCCTAAGGTATTCATATCTAAGTGAATTCCATAGCTCTCTTTTATGTATCTTAAccactctttcttatttttaaaagattttatttattcatgagagagagagagagagaggcagagacataggcagagggagaagcaggtcccatgctgggaacccgaggagggactcgatcctgggtcttcaggatcacgcccttggccaaaggtggtgttaaaccgctgagccacccaggctgccctatttttaatattttatcataagtTTACACAGTTGTCAAAAACAGAAACCAAGGAATTATTTTGGCTCTTCCTTTTTCATCCCCATTCAAGCACTCAGGCCTTATAAATTCTACCTCCATATTATGTCTTGTTTGAGTCCCCCATTCGTACATCTCtagtgactttttttaaaaagacgttATTAATTCAAGAAGAAAGCACACAGAGTGTGGTGGgggacaggagcagagggagagggagaagcaggctccccactgagcagggggtcCGATGAtaccagggctcaatcccaggactctgggatcatgacctgagccaaaggcagacacaaccaactgagctactcaggcacccctattgtTTTTTCCTTGTTCCAGTTTTACATTATTTCTCACCCAGTCTGCTGCAAGAGAGCCCTTTTGTTTTGTATCTCTCTTTTCCATTCTGGTCCCCACGTACCAATCACTATATTGCTCCCAGAGTAACCCCTAAAAGGACAAAGTTGATTATGACACTCCCTTGGTTAAAATCCTTTATTGGCGTCTATTTCcctcaaaataaattccaaagtcCTTAGCAGAATCCCTTCCTAACTCCCTTGCCTTATCTCTCACACTGTCTTCCCCATGCATCTAGTGCCCCCAACCAAACCTAAATACATCAGGACTTCATACTGTTCATTCTTCCTAGATGCATTCCCCTTCTTCTTCACCTTGCTAAGTTGTATAAATCAATGATATCATCAACTTGCTAAGTCTCATAAACCAATAAGAATTCACTTTagacacccactaggatggctataatcaataAGATAGATGACAAAATAAGTGTTGGTAAGAATATAGGAAAATCAGAACCCTCATATACTACTAGTGGAAATGTGAAATGATGTAGCTCCTTTAGAAACACTCTATTTCCagactgggttttttgtttgttagtttgtatgttatgtgtctgttagccatttgtatatcttctttggagaaatgtctgttcgtgtcttctgcccatttcttgactggattttttggattttgggtgttgagtttgataggatctttagagattttggatactagccgtttatctgataagacatttgcaagtatcttctcccgttccttaggttgccttttagttttgtcaactgtttcctttgctgtacaaaagctttttatcttgatgaagttccaatagttcatttttgcttttgtttctcttggcttTGGAGATGTatttagcaagaagttgctgtggctgaggctAAAGAGGTTGCCGCctatgttctctaggattttgatggattcctgcctcatagttaggtctttcatccattttgaatgaatttttgtgtatggtataagaaaatggtccagttttcattcttctccacgtggctttccaattttcccaacaccactttttgaagagattgtctttttccaatggatattctttcctgctttgtccaagATTAGTTGACCGTAGGgtaagggtccatttctgggttttctattctgttccactgatctatgtgtctgtttttgtgccagtactatactgtcttgatgattatagctttgtaatacagcttgaagtccagaattgtgatgtctcctgctttggttttcttcttcaacattcctttggctatttggaggtcttttttgattccatataaattctaggattgttttttccagctctgtgaaaactgCTGGTAGTagtttgatagagattgcattaaatgtgggtaccatagacattttaacaatatttattcttccaatctgtgtgtgtggaatgtttttccatttctttgtgtcttcctcaattcctttcataAGTATTCTAAAGTTTTCAGACTacatattttttatctatttgtttaggtttattcataggtatcttatggtttttggttcaattgtaaatgggactgattccttgatttctctttctactgcttcattgttaatatatagaaatacaatagacttctgtgcattgattttataatctgtgactttgctgaatgcctgtatcagttctagcaatattttggtggagtctttgagttttctacatagagtatcatgtcatctatgaagagtgaaagtttgacttcttccttgccagtttggatgccttttatttcttttttgttgtctgattgctgagcctgggattttcagtactatgttgaacaacagtagtgagagtggatatccctgacatgttcctgaccttagagaaaaagctctctgtttttccccattgaggatgatattcactATGGGCCTTTCTTAGaattattctattaaaaaaatgatagtttaaaaaaattaaagcacttagcacagtgtctacCACACAGTAATAttagctcaataaatgttagctaatattaaaaaaacaaaataagtgataGTTAGAATTGCCAACCAACTCGTGGCATAATTCAGATATAGAATTATGGATGAGCTAACTATAAAGCTGAAAAAAGTCCTTAAATATACTGGACTAGAAAAGTTCTACACTAATGACAATGAACAGCCATAGCAAAAAATGTGACCTGGAAATGAATAACAGTAAAGATGTAGTCTAACTTGAGTTCAGTAAAAATACACCAAAAAGTGAGCCTGCATATTCAAACAAATTATGTCAAAAACATAAATATCAAAATCTAATAGTCAAAGTATGATTTAAGACCAACTCATTAGGATTATGTCTGCTTGAGAAATCTGGTAATTCACTAAAATGATTAAAGTTGACATATGATTTCCAGGACATTCTTCAGATTTTTACACTATTTAATTCAGCTTCTGTcagttaagatttttttgtattcCGATAACATAAAGCCATTGTCAAAAtagatttaaacaaaaacaagacatgAGACATTCTGAAGTAAGGAAGGCCTAGAGTTGGCCAATTTAGCAATTCAGTGATCCATCAAGGACCTAGAGTCCTACCATCCTTCTTGCTCAGCCATCCTTGGCATATCATGGATGGTCCCTCAAAGTTTCAAGATGGCTATAGCAATCTGAGTGTCACATCCTCATGCTCCAACattaggaggaagaaaaaaagctctccaacctttctcctctctctctctctctctctctctcgatggatcttatttatttatttattcatgaaagacacacacacacacagagaggcagagacacaggcagagggagaagcaggctccatgcagggagcccgacgtgggtctcaatcctgggactccaggatcacgccctgggccaaaggcaggtgctaaactgctgaaccacccagggatccccttttgatggatcttttttttttttaattttttttttattatttatgataggcacacagtgagagagagaggcagagacacaggcagagagagaagcaggctccatgcaccgggagccctgcgtgggattcgatcccgggtctccagaatcgcaccctgggccaaaggcaggcgctaaaccgctgcgccacccagggatcccgatggatcttttttaaaaactaaaacccagggtgcctaggtggctcagtcaattaagcatccaactcttgattttggctcattacttcagggtcatgatctcagagttgtgagatagagccctgcatcggggctccactctcagcagggagtctgcttgagattttctttctccatctgtctgtccctccccccactctgcACTCCAGCacaagcttgctctctctctctctctcaaataaataaatcttaaataataataactaataaccTTTTCTGGAAGCATCTTCAGCAAACTTGCCCCTGTCTCAATAGCTACAATTGGATCATGGCCCTTTCAAGACTAATCATTACAGAGGGAAGGGAATTTCCATGATTAGTTTGGGCTAATCAAGATAGATCACCTGTGCCTGGAGCTTGGTTCACTTTCCTGAAGCACATGGCTAGAATATGGTGATACCTAAATCAATCTATGGAGCTGTTAGCAAGACGAAGGTGGTAAATAGGTTGGTTAGGCAACCACCTGTATCTGTTACACAGCCACAAAAATTAGCTGTTAATTTTAGAGAAATCTGACTTCTGGCTAGATCACAGCATTTCTGGCTGTTAGGAAGTTGTGttgtaggagaaaatattttgaacctGTATAGATTTGCAATTTATATTGTCCTAGCTCCACACTCCTACAGCACGAAAAATTTTGGCAACTATTTCAGGcagaatatttgatttttatttttttaagtaggctccatgcccaccgtggagcccaacatggagttccaactcacaaccctgagattaagacctgagctgcggtcaagaatcacatgcttaaccaaatgagccgcCCAAGTGTCCCTCATGTAGAAGATTTTAAAAGCGTAGCCAATCCCCAATCTGTAGGCTTTGTGAAGGCAAGAATCTCACTTTACTTTGTGGTCAGTCCTTGAAATCAGAAATTAGGTAGAAGCTACTACAGAAAAATAGTAGTATTTGTGAACAAATATGCCAGATAACCTATACCAGAGCTATTTTTCACTAGTTGAGTCAGAAGTTTTGTCTGAACCCACAAGTGGGATGGGGGTGTTTTTGTAGAGTAATACATCTTTGTTTAAGCTGAATAATAGAATTACTTATTGATCAATTATTAATAATtctgaaacttaatttttttaggagGAGGGTTATTGGATGCTTCCCGTCTtcgttgttttttctttttttaaatatatattttttaaagattgtatttatttattcatgagagacacacagagagaggcagagacataggcagaagcaggctccatgcagggagcccgacgtgggactggatcccaggtctccaggatcacactctaggctgaaggcaggcgccaaaccgcggagctacccagggatccctttttaaaaatattttaatttacttttttattaagcTGTATATACAATGTGGGGGTCAAACTCAGGGGCCCAAGAttaagaattgcatgctctaccaactaagccagccaggcaccccttcccaGTCTTAGATCCAagatatttgataaataatttgGAGATTACAAATGAAAGGCTTGTTTGGTGATAGTAACTCAAATCCTATTCATTTCTCTTGCGAATTAGCTGAAGGCATTGCTTATCAGTAGGAAAATATCACTTTTGGCATACCACCTCCTGCCTGGCAACAGGATTAACTGCAGAGACTCACTAAGGTCTTTTATGCATATTTATCCAGAGTTCTTTCAGATTTGTTGTTGAAAATGAGTGCCAAaatcagaggaggagagagaggaactGATATTCCTTGAACTCTGACAAGGGCTTTTACCTACATTTCCTCCTGGATTTACTCTTTACAAGTGTACAAATCAGCTCCACGTGTTACAAATGTAATACCTAAGGACTAGAAAGGTTGACTTGCTAAATTTATACTATTAGTAAGTAGTAGAGACAGCCATTCTGACTTAATATCCCCAGAGTCCCCTAAATCATAATGTGATTAAATGGATCTgctgtatttttacatttattttttaaaaatacagaatattcaaACACAAGACAGTTATCTGTTGCTGAATAGTATTTTATTAGCTTAATAATTTGGGCCTGCCCTTAGCATTAATAAGCTTCAGCACTAATCACAAGATTTTCATTCACTGGTGGggaaattttcttgttttaaaaaatgcagttagAGAAAGGGCATCTATTTCTTGGGGGCTGCAGTGACTGCAGGCTTTTCTTCACGGGTGATGGGAATGGTGCGCTCAGGGCCTGAGGCCTGCTTCCTTGGTCCATTCACAGTGAGGACCCCATCAGATGACAGGGATGAAGTAATGGCAAGAGGATCCACATCGGCTGGGATCCTGTATTTCCTGTGGAACTCCCGGGAGATGAAACCATGTTCATCCTAatccaagagaaagaagaaagagagagataagaaTAGGAAATGGCACCACTTGCTGAGAACTCAGACATTCTCCTTCCTCTGACATGTGACCATACACCACTGCAACAAGAAAAAACCAAATGACTGTTCTGTTTGGGgctaaaaaaaaagttgcctaaGTGGTCACTCCCACCAATGAGAGTCTGAGAAATCTGAAACAGTGAAAACTGCACAGCTCTTCAAACTGAAGCATAGATATCTCTAGGAGTATTTCCCAAAGGTTTATATCAGTGTTGGGCCTACTGAAATATCATTCAGCACTGAAGATCTGAGTCCCTAAAGAAGTCCAGAAATTATCCTGACTCTTCAGGAATGTCCCAGAATGTCCCAGACCAACAGGACCACTGCTAAAACAACGACAACAATAAAACTTCATCCAGGGAGACTATGACCCAAACTTAAATCACATAAACAAAGCTGAAACAGACCAAGGACCTCAAACTATACTGTTTGATGCACAAGTATATGGGTTCTCAATAATCGGTAAGAAGCAGACTCTTTTAAAAACCCTCCCAGAAATTAATGAGAAGCTATTTCATTCTCTAGAATTCTGCTAAAAACTACCTGACCCCAACCTTTATACAGCTCAATCTCAAGGATTTATGCAGACAGGCTATCAATGAACTGATTTCCACATGGGCTTCAGGGTTCTAGCTGCTGAATGCAGCTCTGAAACTTAGACAAACCCAAGTAGTTCAGCATTTTAGATGAGCTAAAGATGAGAGCATTCTGGAACATCCAAAAGAAAGGCTCAAAGTCAAAGGTCTTCAGGATACGCGCAATTCATTTAATTATGTAAAGTAACCTGGTGTCTGACAAGCACTATTCCTAAATCAGTGGTCCTTAACTTTGAATGTTTATTAGAATAACCTAGGGAGCTTTTAGAAATGCTGATGCCTGGGGCCCACTTCTAAAACAatttgatttaattggtctgggataTGTCTAAGcgctgagatttttcttttccattcccctAATGATTCTAAGGTGGCCAAATACCACTGGCTTAAATGGGAAATAAACATCCCATATATCCCACCTAAGGCAATCatatcaaaacaaacaataagaCCTCTTCTCTGGCCCAAACAAAAATAGGTTGTCCCGGTCCCAGACCCTCATGGCTTAAGACTGGACAGTTGCCAGGCTCAGAGGCTGACGGTAGAGTCTGGCATGTAGCACACAGTGGATGAATGAGCAGAAGAGAAAACACACTACACACCTGGCGCTCTTCATGTTTGCCATGCACCTCAATCACATCTCCCAACACCTTGACCTTGAGCTCCTCTGGGGAGAAGTGCTTCACATCCAGGTTGACAGAGAATCTGTCCTTCTCCAGACGCATCTAGAAATAGCAAGAGAGGAGAGGGTAGGAGAAAAGATGGTAGGAATGTGGATTGCATCAGTGCAGTCTCTTCGTTCTGCAGACTCGCTTTCTCTCCAGGTAGTTCATCCTTCTGTTTTTGGGTCAAAATCCCTTTTTGAATAAACATGGCTCTCTGGTTCAGGGGAGCCACTGGAGTGGTACCCAAGGCATGCCTCACGGTCATCAGACCCAAATTTCATGTACAGGGACAGGAAGAAAGACAGGCTACCCAGGGGAGCAATCGCAAGGATGGATCTGGACACGGCTCCTGCTGCCTCTCTGACCCCAATGCCTGGCCTTGTCATTTGTCTGTGAGACAAAGGCCCTTTCTTTTTACTCAGGCCCCTGCCAATTTTCCCACCCACTCAATCTGGAATGTTCTGCTGGTCTTGATTGTCCTTCCAAAGCCCTTGCTCACTCAGCTCCTGTTTACTcacatttgaatatttatttttaaaccaaagcGTTCTCTGTGACAGCTCTGTCAAGCTTATCTGTTCACCCCCTTTCTCCCACCCTCTTAGGACAAGCGGGGGTCCCAAGACTGGACTTATGCCCTGTTCTTATCAGGTTTGGACACAGGTCAGTGCCCTGTCACAGTGCTGAGAAACCTGGAAAATCTTAgaggaaggaatagaaagaaagtAAACAGTGTTTGCTGTCTTCAGCTCCATTCAGTGGAAGTGAAAAGCTCAGAATGAGGCAGGACTGTTTCCTGACTCTGAAACTTGAGATGCTAACATTTGTCAGGAGTATGAGATATCAGAAGAGGCGAGCAAAGGAGTCTGAAGGCAGCTCTTTCCCTGTAGATCTTTCTGAACCAAACCAGAAAGGGGCATCCTACTTAGAAGTTAGGAGATAGAGGGCGATCTTCACAGCCCGTGGAGAAAAGGCAGTAAGTAGGACACAGTGGAGCATCAAATACAAACAGGTAAACTGGTGGAAAGAACCAGTAGCCTAGTGTTTCTTAAACCCTGGTGGACGTA
This region includes:
- the CRYAB gene encoding alpha-crystallin B chain, whose translation is MDIAIHHPWIRRPFFPFHSPSRLFDQFFGEHLLESDLFPTSTSLSPFYLRPPSFLRAPSWIDTGLSEMRLEKDRFSVNLDVKHFSPEELKVKVLGDVIEVHGKHEERQDEHGFISREFHRKYRIPADVDPLAITSSLSSDGVLTVNGPRKQASGPERTIPITREEKPAVTAAPKK